One window of the Granulicella arctica genome contains the following:
- a CDS encoding class D sortase, which translates to MKKHFNSVLEAILWGSALLCGLCWLSVRLQADVSQRSAAQIGSSREENSQISGDPVRRIDTIPVENSDTPATSTVMGRLEIASIGLTVPVLDDFDPASLRKGVGHIHGTAMPGGLGNMALAGHRDTFFRPLRNIRNGMIMSVFTRNGRYDYQVDSTQVVVPDEVEVLAIHDVPELTLITCFPFDYIGSAPQRFIVRAHIRSIEPSMSHHD; encoded by the coding sequence TTGAAGAAGCACTTCAACAGCGTGTTGGAAGCGATACTGTGGGGCTCGGCGCTTCTATGCGGGCTGTGCTGGCTTTCCGTGAGGCTGCAGGCCGATGTGTCACAAAGGTCTGCTGCACAGATCGGGTCATCGCGGGAGGAGAACTCCCAGATTTCAGGCGACCCGGTTCGGAGAATCGATACAATTCCCGTCGAGAACAGCGACACGCCTGCGACAAGTACGGTGATGGGCCGATTGGAGATAGCTTCAATCGGCCTTACTGTACCTGTACTTGATGATTTCGATCCTGCGTCTTTGCGAAAGGGTGTCGGGCATATTCATGGCACGGCTATGCCCGGAGGCCTCGGGAACATGGCTCTCGCAGGGCATCGCGATACGTTTTTTCGGCCGCTTCGGAACATCAGGAATGGGATGATTATGTCTGTGTTTACGCGGAATGGTCGCTACGACTACCAGGTTGATTCAACACAGGTCGTCGTGCCTGATGAGGTAGAGGTTCTGGCAATCCACGATGTTCCTGAGTTGACTCTCATTACGTGCTTTCCTTTTGACTACATTGGCTCCGCCCCGCAACGCTTTATTGTCCGTGCGCACATTCGGTCCATTGAGCCGTCGATGTCGCATCACGACTAG
- a CDS encoding exopolysaccharide biosynthesis polyprenyl glycosylphosphotransferase: MLSTTLNNPLPHVRESGSRQAYGDTLKALPYMHALEIAIDLVTACLSFATIYYIFHRISHPSFMAQPMRHVVAVGLLVSCVAVLLLDRAGAYKASGGLLQVRETASILEAATLSAFVLLPCLFLFGNHSWAALCGAEIPTLAICLIVQRHLMHSALGSFRKKVYGMSRVLIYGAGWNGRMLYSALSRSPKLGLLPVAIIDDGSGNEGLHIHESSYRRRRFLVSTGAAFRESLIRNHRADLVIVASRPNSEEEIQFILQESESAGAAVAFAADPKAMEFGEVDYVDLDGQLLYNVHRPRRKHLHEAASRIFDLIVSCIAITAFTPLFALISVLIKIDSPGPIFFRQVRIGKHGHPFRIFKFRTMHAAQCGDGVSPRNTLDPRITRVGRWLRKSSIDELPQLLNILHGSMGFVGPRPEMPFIVDQYTVEQSQRLTVKPGLTGIWQISADRCRPIHDNLHYDLYYIKHRSVFMDIAIIFHTLLFAMHGT, translated from the coding sequence TTGCTCTCAACAACACTCAACAATCCCCTGCCACACGTAAGGGAATCCGGAAGCCGGCAGGCATACGGAGACACCCTTAAAGCGTTGCCATATATGCACGCTCTTGAGATAGCGATTGATCTTGTTACGGCTTGTCTATCTTTCGCCACCATCTACTATATATTTCATCGCATATCTCACCCCAGTTTTATGGCTCAGCCGATGCGCCACGTAGTTGCTGTTGGACTACTGGTGTCTTGCGTCGCCGTTCTCTTGTTGGATCGCGCCGGAGCTTACAAGGCTAGCGGCGGACTGCTCCAAGTTCGAGAGACCGCATCGATCTTAGAAGCAGCCACCCTCAGCGCCTTCGTCCTTCTCCCGTGCCTGTTTCTCTTCGGAAATCACAGCTGGGCAGCGCTCTGCGGCGCTGAGATTCCAACTCTCGCGATCTGTCTCATTGTGCAAAGACACCTAATGCATTCAGCCCTGGGTTCTTTTCGTAAAAAAGTCTATGGCATGAGTCGCGTCCTGATATATGGCGCAGGATGGAATGGCAGAATGCTCTACTCTGCACTCTCCCGTTCCCCCAAATTGGGCCTGCTTCCCGTTGCAATCATCGACGATGGCAGTGGCAACGAAGGTCTGCATATTCACGAAAGCTCATATCGTCGCAGACGCTTTCTTGTAAGTACGGGTGCGGCTTTCCGCGAATCCCTGATTCGTAATCACAGGGCAGACCTTGTGATCGTAGCTTCAAGACCCAACTCTGAAGAAGAAATACAGTTCATTCTCCAGGAGAGTGAGAGTGCCGGTGCGGCCGTGGCCTTCGCAGCCGATCCGAAAGCAATGGAGTTTGGAGAGGTCGACTACGTTGATCTGGATGGACAACTGCTTTACAACGTTCACAGGCCAAGACGAAAACACCTTCACGAAGCTGCATCGAGAATCTTTGACCTCATTGTGAGTTGCATTGCAATCACGGCCTTCACACCCCTCTTTGCACTGATCTCCGTACTTATTAAGATCGACTCTCCTGGTCCAATATTTTTCCGGCAGGTACGCATCGGGAAGCATGGGCATCCCTTCCGTATATTCAAGTTCCGCACAATGCATGCTGCCCAATGTGGTGATGGCGTCAGTCCCAGGAACACCCTTGATCCCCGTATTACAAGGGTCGGCAGATGGCTTCGCAAATCTAGCATTGATGAACTGCCACAACTTCTTAATATTCTTCATGGGTCCATGGGCTTCGTCGGCCCGCGGCCAGAAATGCCGTTCATAGTCGACCAGTACACTGTCGAACAAAGTCAGCGGCTTACAGTCAAGCCTGGCCTTACAGGCATATGGCAGATCAGCGCTGATCGCTGCCGGCCTATTCATGACAATCTCCACTACGACCTTTATTACATCAAGCACAGATCCGTATTCATGGATATTGCGATTATCTTCCACACACTACTGTTTGCAATGCACGGAACCTAA
- a CDS encoding NAD-dependent epimerase/dehydratase family protein, with the protein MSIGIVTGSAGLIGSEACKHFAAKGMDIIGIDNDMRSVFFGEEASTSRMSDALKATLQNYRHCPTDIRDRESIFRIFREHGEEIKLVIHTAAQPSHDWAARDPFTDFGVNALGTLTMLEATRQYCPNAVFIFTSTNKVYGDSPNRLPLVEHETRWEIDPKHPYAIGIDEQMSIDNTMHSVFGASKVAADIMVQEYGRYFDMKTACFRGGCLTGPAHSGTQLHGFLAYLMKCCVTRTSYNIFGYKGKQVRDNIHSYDLIQAFDAFFSAPRSGEIYNIGGGRFSNCSMLEAIEICEQISGTTMSTSYKEGNRMGDHMWWVGDLSKFQSHYPNWRLTYNIADILRESYEYNSARWLQEIREGVAA; encoded by the coding sequence ATGAGTATAGGAATAGTAACTGGTTCTGCAGGCCTTATAGGATCCGAAGCTTGCAAGCATTTTGCGGCTAAGGGTATGGACATCATCGGGATTGATAATGATATGAGATCCGTCTTCTTTGGGGAGGAGGCATCCACATCGCGGATGAGCGATGCGTTGAAAGCAACACTACAAAACTATCGCCACTGTCCAACCGACATTCGTGATCGAGAGTCAATCTTCAGGATTTTCCGAGAGCATGGCGAGGAGATTAAACTAGTCATCCATACAGCTGCTCAGCCTTCTCATGATTGGGCCGCCCGCGACCCATTTACGGACTTCGGAGTCAACGCACTTGGAACACTTACGATGCTTGAGGCCACTCGTCAGTACTGCCCAAACGCTGTCTTCATCTTCACGTCCACAAACAAGGTCTATGGAGATTCTCCCAACCGTCTTCCGCTGGTAGAGCACGAAACCCGTTGGGAGATAGACCCAAAGCATCCTTATGCAATAGGCATTGACGAACAAATGTCGATTGACAACACGATGCACTCTGTTTTCGGGGCCTCCAAAGTGGCAGCCGACATCATGGTTCAGGAGTATGGACGCTATTTCGACATGAAAACCGCATGTTTTCGCGGGGGTTGTCTCACGGGACCAGCGCACTCTGGTACCCAGCTTCATGGATTTTTAGCCTATCTAATGAAGTGCTGTGTTACCCGGACTTCTTACAATATCTTTGGATACAAGGGCAAACAGGTTCGGGATAATATCCACAGCTACGATCTCATCCAAGCCTTCGATGCCTTCTTCAGCGCGCCGCGCTCAGGTGAAATCTACAATATCGGCGGCGGACGCTTCAGCAACTGCTCAATGCTCGAGGCTATTGAGATCTGCGAGCAAATCTCAGGAACCACGATGAGTACAAGCTACAAAGAGGGTAATCGCATGGGCGACCACATGTGGTGGGTCGGAGATCTGTCCAAATTTCAGTCACACTACCCGAACTGGAGGCTCACCTATAACATCGCCGACATTCTAAGGGAAAGCTACGAATATAACTCTGCGCGCTGGCTTCAGGAAATTCGGGAAGGGGTAGCAGCTTGA
- a CDS encoding WecB/TagA/CpsF family glycosyltransferase, whose product MINKGRNNVVGIMISAVDYDAATTSIIEAAKQGRPFAVSALAVHGVMTGVQDAAHKYRLNSFDLVVPDGQPVRWALNLLYRTKLADRVYGPSLTLRLLRAAADESVPVYFYGTNPEILHGLLDKVKSLFPRLVVAGYEPSRFRPLDNNERLELSMRIRESGAKLLFVGLGCPRQEIFAYEMRELISMPLIAVGAAFAFIADQLPQSPPLLQKYGLEWLYRLKQEPKRLWRRYLYLNPHYLLLLLLQLLGKSFPTDGVRPSAVIGPG is encoded by the coding sequence TTGATCAACAAGGGCAGGAATAATGTTGTTGGCATCATGATTAGCGCCGTAGATTATGACGCGGCGACGACCTCTATTATAGAAGCCGCGAAGCAAGGCCGGCCTTTCGCAGTGTCAGCGTTGGCCGTACATGGGGTCATGACCGGAGTTCAAGATGCTGCCCATAAATATCGACTGAACTCTTTTGATCTTGTTGTACCTGATGGCCAGCCAGTGCGCTGGGCTCTAAACCTCCTTTACAGGACTAAACTTGCGGACAGGGTCTACGGACCCTCACTCACCTTACGCCTACTGCGAGCTGCAGCAGACGAAAGTGTGCCAGTCTATTTCTACGGAACAAATCCGGAGATCCTTCACGGCCTCTTAGATAAAGTAAAATCACTCTTCCCGCGCCTGGTGGTAGCTGGATATGAGCCATCGCGCTTTCGACCACTGGACAATAACGAACGTTTAGAACTTTCGATGCGTATCAGAGAATCAGGAGCGAAGCTGCTGTTTGTGGGGTTAGGTTGTCCTCGACAGGAGATCTTCGCCTACGAGATGCGTGAACTCATCTCCATGCCGCTTATCGCTGTTGGTGCGGCATTTGCATTTATTGCGGATCAACTTCCCCAGTCCCCTCCCTTGCTGCAAAAATACGGATTAGAGTGGCTGTATCGACTCAAGCAGGAACCAAAACGGTTATGGCGAAGATACCTCTACCTGAATCCTCACTATCTGCTGCTACTTTTGCTTCAACTTCTCGGTAAGAGTTTTCCTACAGATGGAGTAAGGCCGTCCGCCGTGATAGGGCCTGGGTAG
- a CDS encoding helix-turn-helix domain-containing protein, with amino-acid sequence MDVSGRFGVRLRQLRLERSLTQLRMAIEFGIDRSYISDVERGRKAISLPMLEVLALGLKVSLSDLLKEI; translated from the coding sequence ATGGATGTGAGTGGTCGGTTTGGTGTTCGACTCAGGCAGCTACGATTAGAACGAAGCCTTACTCAGTTGCGTATGGCAATCGAATTTGGAATAGATCGCAGCTATATCAGCGATGTGGAGAGAGGTCGCAAAGCAATCTCATTACCCATGTTAGAAGTATTGGCACTCGGGCTTAAGGTTTCGCTCTCAGATTTACTAAAGGAAATATAA
- a CDS encoding UDP-glucose dehydrogenase family protein, whose translation MKISVVGAGYVGLVSAACFAEIGHDVICVDNDSDKIRRLSAGEIPIHEEHLPLLLERHLGQRLNFSSDLGEAVRFCEAIFICVGTPPSPNGEADLSYVEGVAREIAHLLNGPKVIVEKSTVPVGTCEAVSRTLLLSGVSPMDFSVASNPEFLREGTAVSDFLFPDRILLGVPDQRSHSIMTQIYAPILNGSYYLSPDAIKGSTCTSTKLIISSVKSAELIKHASNAFLALKISFINAVSIVCERVGADVRQVSEGLGADSRIGPRFLNPGIGYGGSCFPKDVLAFRSVARSVGYDFNLLTEVIAINETQKSLFIAKIRNALWTLRGKKLAVLGMAFKGGTDDVRDSPALDIILSLRAQGAEVRAFDPAAMKRAAALLPEGTATFTPDAYSACTGADALIVLTEWPEFANLDFARVRKLLRFPIVLDGRNLLNAQAVRDAGLTYFGIGGDIEQPLSPLNQFEDIFDPVHVLYEQAPPQVVNTETQLA comes from the coding sequence ATGAAAATATCGGTTGTTGGTGCTGGGTACGTTGGCTTGGTCTCCGCGGCTTGCTTCGCGGAGATCGGACATGATGTTATCTGTGTGGATAATGATTCTGACAAGATTCGAAGGCTAAGCGCAGGTGAGATACCGATTCACGAGGAGCACCTTCCTTTGCTGCTTGAACGTCACCTGGGCCAACGTCTAAATTTCTCCAGTGATCTTGGCGAAGCCGTTCGGTTCTGCGAGGCAATTTTTATCTGTGTTGGAACGCCACCTTCTCCTAATGGAGAAGCAGACCTTTCCTATGTTGAAGGGGTAGCACGAGAGATTGCACATCTACTGAACGGCCCCAAAGTGATTGTCGAGAAAAGCACGGTGCCTGTCGGCACGTGTGAGGCCGTTTCGCGCACACTCCTACTAAGTGGGGTCAGTCCGATGGATTTCAGTGTCGCGTCTAATCCAGAGTTTCTTCGTGAAGGAACTGCCGTCAGTGATTTCCTTTTTCCTGATCGCATCCTGCTCGGCGTTCCGGATCAGCGGAGCCATTCAATCATGACGCAGATTTATGCTCCCATCTTGAACGGAAGCTATTACCTATCTCCGGATGCGATCAAAGGTTCGACGTGTACATCTACAAAGCTGATTATCTCGAGCGTCAAGAGTGCAGAGTTAATTAAGCACGCCTCGAATGCCTTTCTTGCCCTGAAGATTTCCTTCATCAATGCCGTTTCGATCGTATGTGAGCGGGTCGGAGCGGACGTACGGCAGGTTTCGGAAGGCCTCGGGGCGGACTCCCGAATTGGTCCTCGGTTCCTCAATCCAGGCATAGGTTACGGAGGATCCTGCTTCCCGAAAGATGTCTTGGCATTTCGCTCAGTGGCACGAAGCGTTGGTTACGACTTTAACCTGCTAACGGAAGTCATTGCTATCAACGAAACACAGAAATCACTGTTCATAGCTAAAATTCGAAACGCACTATGGACGTTACGCGGCAAGAAACTTGCAGTCCTCGGCATGGCATTCAAGGGAGGCACGGACGATGTCCGAGACTCCCCGGCTTTGGATATCATCCTGAGCCTTAGAGCTCAAGGAGCGGAGGTCCGCGCTTTCGATCCTGCCGCAATGAAACGCGCAGCAGCATTGCTCCCTGAAGGGACCGCCACCTTCACCCCGGATGCTTATTCGGCCTGCACAGGGGCAGACGCCCTGATTGTTCTTACTGAGTGGCCAGAGTTCGCAAATCTAGATTTCGCTCGCGTTCGTAAACTTCTAAGATTTCCAATCGTTCTGGACGGGCGCAATCTTCTGAATGCGCAGGCAGTGCGCGACGCCGGCCTCACATACTTCGGCATCGGAGGTGACATCGAGCAGCCATTGTCACCGCTGAACCAGTTCGAAGACATCTTTGACCCTGTCCATGTGCTCTATGAGCAGGCACCCCCACAAGTCGTCAATACAGAAACACAACTTGCATAG
- a CDS encoding polysaccharide biosynthesis tyrosine autokinase, with product MQEPLLDLPMAPKEFSVVDLWKVVRRRRTVVLAGICGSILLGAVVSLATPRLYRAEAKLQILKQDAAAGLSDPAQASASAAADALDFNLAVQTQVDVLKSRNMALRIIRELGIDKEADYQLRGGKYFDENRKSLEQSPKHLAYVLSKYDKRLHVDSVSGSRLISVSFLDASPARSAQVVNQLLADFIEYNYQVRLTASSQANSVLANELQSMKAQVDSSQANVAKLQQQSGIYGVDEANNSTNAKLDQLNAQLTAAQANLAVKQSIYKLATTRSPEVLAGMLGAQATGANTTNAPLQLLRQQQADAAANYSELNAHYGSQYPRVLQAGQRLQSIQTSINAEIDRLVGQAAAEYKVAVDTEASATRALQMQKNVAAQMNRDATLYTSAKHEADASRDLYEQLLRRLKEAGVLAGLRSTNLSVLDPAILPDKPSQPIVLLYLLIAALIGLVVGVIGAFLIDAIDETIRDPQKIEDLLGYPVLALIPPVEKSLSHAAVQSLQRSSHGSIWQYQVTAKAPRSAVAEAFRVLRTAVLSTLRKDKDTVMAISSTSESEGKSFITFNLAAALAQSGRTVLVIDADLRKRTLTHALALENRDGLDEAVGEQNWQKYITTYEEVPGLFVLPAGHQIHFPSDVLGSPAMKELVDHLRSAFDFILIDTPSILDVTDTVSLSQSVDGIVLVAKCGKTPQHSLARTLSVLQRANARVLGVVMNNMDFRSADFYYYWGKQSSGYAPTSAQIFSPAARIVSSRTTIALLALSTLFGTAFGQGVSAHPISVSSQNDAPFSQPGSMANIAPQKTIIGTGDLLSIGVYDAPELTQEVRVNSEGSIHLTLLGDITAVGLQPDKLAHSIEADLKDRNFIRDPHVSVSVKEFTTQGVTVEGEVKKPGLYPVFSSRSLVDVIALADGVTSTADTHITIRRQGGSKIDRVTLSQDNGREVADNDVRVFPGDTVIVPRTGLTYVLGDVQRPGGYMMRDNGSMTILQAISEAQGTTRNASLKHVMLLRKEDGVTHTIPIELKAIQRGQQPDQALLAGDILFVPTSGLKSFANSTAGIAASVSGAALYAVAR from the coding sequence ATGCAAGAACCACTGCTCGACCTACCAATGGCTCCTAAGGAGTTCAGCGTTGTAGATCTGTGGAAGGTAGTTCGACGGAGAAGAACCGTAGTACTGGCGGGAATATGTGGTTCCATTCTGCTAGGTGCTGTCGTGTCGCTGGCAACGCCACGTCTTTATCGTGCAGAAGCGAAGTTACAGATTCTCAAGCAGGATGCGGCGGCAGGTCTGTCAGATCCGGCTCAGGCGTCTGCATCGGCTGCAGCGGACGCTCTTGATTTCAACCTTGCTGTTCAAACCCAGGTAGACGTCCTTAAATCTAGAAACATGGCACTGCGTATTATTCGCGAACTCGGGATAGATAAGGAGGCAGACTATCAGCTCAGAGGCGGTAAATATTTCGATGAGAATCGAAAATCGCTCGAGCAATCCCCCAAGCATCTTGCCTATGTGCTGTCTAAGTACGACAAAAGACTCCATGTTGATTCTGTTTCTGGATCTCGCTTGATTTCAGTTAGTTTCCTTGATGCCAGTCCCGCGCGCTCAGCACAGGTGGTCAATCAACTACTTGCGGATTTCATTGAATACAACTACCAGGTTCGTCTTACGGCGAGTTCTCAGGCCAACTCTGTGCTTGCGAATGAGCTTCAATCCATGAAAGCTCAGGTAGACAGTTCGCAAGCAAACGTGGCGAAACTACAGCAACAGTCCGGGATCTACGGAGTCGATGAAGCTAATAACTCGACCAATGCGAAGCTTGATCAGCTGAATGCTCAGCTGACTGCCGCGCAGGCAAATCTGGCCGTAAAACAATCCATCTATAAACTGGCAACCACTCGCAGCCCAGAGGTTCTTGCTGGCATGCTCGGGGCGCAGGCAACTGGGGCAAACACTACCAACGCTCCACTGCAACTTCTGCGTCAGCAGCAAGCTGATGCCGCAGCCAACTACTCAGAACTAAACGCTCACTACGGGTCTCAATATCCGCGTGTCCTACAGGCAGGACAACGTCTGCAGTCTATCCAAACATCGATCAATGCCGAGATTGACCGTCTCGTCGGCCAAGCAGCCGCGGAGTACAAAGTTGCGGTAGATACTGAGGCCTCCGCAACACGAGCTCTGCAAATGCAGAAGAATGTAGCAGCGCAAATGAATCGCGATGCAACTCTCTATACCTCTGCCAAGCATGAAGCTGATGCGAGTCGCGATCTGTACGAGCAGTTGCTCCGACGCTTGAAGGAAGCTGGTGTGCTGGCTGGATTACGTTCCACAAACCTCAGTGTCCTTGACCCTGCGATCCTTCCAGACAAACCCTCACAGCCAATTGTGCTGCTCTATTTGTTGATCGCGGCTCTAATCGGCTTGGTCGTTGGTGTAATTGGTGCATTTCTGATTGACGCCATCGATGAAACCATCAGAGATCCCCAGAAGATTGAAGACCTCCTAGGCTATCCTGTTCTCGCGCTGATCCCGCCTGTCGAAAAATCGCTCTCTCACGCAGCTGTCCAGTCCCTCCAGCGGAGTTCTCATGGGTCGATTTGGCAATATCAAGTTACAGCGAAGGCACCGCGCTCCGCCGTAGCGGAAGCCTTCCGCGTACTCCGTACCGCTGTCCTTTCTACTCTCCGAAAGGACAAAGACACGGTGATGGCGATCTCAAGCACCTCCGAGTCAGAAGGGAAAAGCTTCATCACCTTCAATCTCGCTGCGGCGTTGGCGCAATCAGGTCGCACGGTTCTCGTAATTGATGCAGATCTTCGTAAACGCACCTTGACCCACGCTCTGGCGCTCGAGAATCGGGACGGCTTGGACGAAGCCGTAGGGGAACAGAATTGGCAGAAATACATCACAACTTACGAAGAGGTTCCTGGACTCTTCGTCTTGCCGGCAGGCCACCAGATTCACTTCCCTTCCGATGTATTGGGTTCCCCGGCAATGAAAGAGCTGGTCGATCATCTCCGATCGGCTTTCGATTTCATCTTGATTGACACTCCATCTATCCTTGACGTCACCGACACGGTGTCGCTTTCGCAGTCTGTGGACGGGATCGTATTGGTTGCAAAGTGCGGAAAGACTCCGCAGCATTCTTTAGCCCGAACCCTTTCAGTGCTTCAAAGGGCAAACGCTCGGGTTCTTGGTGTCGTCATGAACAACATGGACTTCCGGTCTGCTGACTTTTATTACTATTGGGGTAAACAGAGTTCCGGCTACGCCCCTACCAGCGCTCAGATCTTCTCTCCGGCCGCAAGGATTGTTTCAAGTCGAACAACTATCGCCTTGCTAGCCCTTTCCACCCTGTTCGGCACAGCGTTTGGCCAGGGAGTTTCCGCCCATCCTATATCTGTTTCGTCGCAAAATGATGCTCCTTTCAGCCAGCCCGGTTCAATGGCCAATATTGCACCGCAAAAGACGATCATCGGCACAGGGGATCTTCTGAGCATTGGGGTTTACGACGCTCCTGAACTAACACAGGAAGTTCGCGTAAATTCAGAAGGGTCGATCCATCTAACTTTGCTTGGCGATATCACTGCGGTTGGTCTTCAGCCAGACAAGTTGGCACATTCAATTGAGGCGGACTTAAAGGATCGAAATTTTATCCGAGATCCTCATGTCTCCGTCAGCGTCAAGGAGTTCACAACCCAGGGAGTGACGGTCGAAGGTGAAGTAAAAAAGCCAGGCCTCTACCCGGTATTTTCCTCGAGGTCGCTCGTAGACGTGATCGCCCTGGCCGATGGCGTAACTAGCACCGCCGATACGCACATTACGATTCGCCGCCAAGGCGGTAGCAAAATTGATCGCGTCACGCTTTCTCAAGACAACGGCCGTGAGGTTGCGGATAACGATGTCCGCGTCTTCCCCGGTGATACCGTCATCGTTCCACGAACAGGACTCACCTACGTCTTGGGTGACGTACAACGTCCAGGGGGCTACATGATGCGGGATAACGGCTCGATGACGATCCTGCAAGCAATCTCCGAGGCGCAGGGCACCACTCGCAACGCCTCTCTCAAACACGTGATGCTCCTTCGCAAGGAAGACGGGGTCACACACACGATTCCGATCGAATTAAAGGCAATTCAACGTGGCCAGCAGCCGGATCAAGCGCTATTGGCAGGAGATATCCTTTTCGTGCCTACAAGTGGTTTGAAGAGTTTTGCTAATAGTACTGCGGGCATTGCCGCCTCTGTGTCTGGTGCTGCACTCTACGCAGTGGCACGGTAG
- a CDS encoding O-antigen ligase family protein, which translates to MGLVSPGLADTDLGVVSNQVHLPVVISTAILYLLVLTRLVSMPARMILAVRSIAVFLPLIGMVILSAAWSTDPSVTLRRAGFLLLTTIIALILGTDFEVTELVRLLAAASFIHILLCAAFFAVAPHTLYSPSDAHALKGLTTHKNIFGFEQGLAFLAFLFVPFQRFTKFRLPLAAAAFVLLLLSHSSGSLVATVSALACIPFLFVLKFSHAQRLPLLLIAATIWICLFYLLLTNASIIPTLLSKDATLTGRTQLWSLVLIAISNHPLLGYGFDSFWQGLQGDSLVIIRGVGWLVPTAHNGYLDLLLSIGYVGASLFCATLSVAAIRAVNYVKSGVMPTSARFFPCAFLVFLLVYNLNESALLTRSGIPFLLFVAMSASLKLHQTVGQSLPVAQGLSKNYRVPVHLASTP; encoded by the coding sequence ATGGGTCTGGTCTCTCCCGGTCTTGCAGATACCGATCTTGGTGTTGTCTCAAATCAGGTTCATCTGCCAGTAGTAATCAGTACCGCTATCCTGTACTTACTTGTCCTCACTCGCCTTGTCTCGATGCCCGCTCGCATGATCTTGGCCGTTCGAAGCATTGCTGTCTTCCTTCCGCTTATTGGCATGGTGATCCTGTCTGCGGCCTGGAGCACTGACCCATCGGTAACCCTCCGCCGAGCTGGGTTTCTGTTGTTGACCACCATCATCGCTCTTATCCTCGGGACAGATTTTGAGGTAACTGAGCTAGTACGATTACTGGCTGCAGCGAGCTTCATTCACATCCTACTGTGTGCCGCTTTTTTTGCCGTAGCCCCGCACACCCTCTACTCTCCTTCAGATGCCCATGCACTTAAAGGCCTCACCACACACAAGAATATCTTTGGATTTGAACAGGGCCTGGCGTTTCTAGCCTTTCTTTTTGTCCCGTTTCAGAGGTTTACCAAGTTTCGCCTACCCTTGGCCGCAGCAGCCTTCGTGCTTCTATTGCTCTCTCACTCGTCCGGCTCCCTGGTAGCCACAGTTAGCGCTCTTGCGTGCATACCCTTTCTCTTTGTCCTAAAGTTTAGTCATGCGCAACGCCTTCCACTTTTGCTTATCGCGGCGACGATCTGGATCTGTTTGTTCTATCTATTGCTGACAAACGCTTCTATCATCCCGACACTTTTATCGAAAGACGCCACGCTAACAGGGCGCACCCAACTCTGGAGCCTGGTGCTCATCGCGATCAGCAACCATCCACTATTGGGCTATGGCTTCGATTCGTTCTGGCAGGGTCTTCAAGGAGACTCGCTCGTCATTATTCGTGGCGTAGGCTGGCTAGTGCCGACAGCCCATAACGGTTATCTTGATCTGCTTCTCAGTATCGGATATGTCGGAGCATCGCTGTTTTGCGCAACTCTCTCCGTAGCAGCCATCCGCGCTGTAAACTACGTGAAAAGCGGGGTCATGCCCACCTCAGCACGTTTTTTCCCATGTGCATTTCTTGTATTCCTGCTTGTCTATAATCTTAACGAGAGCGCACTCTTGACTCGAAGCGGTATTCCTTTTCTACTCTTTGTCGCGATGAGCGCGTCGCTTAAGCTTCATCAAACAGTTGGCCAATCTTTACCAGTCGCCCAAGGATTATCTAAGAACTATAGAGTCCCTGTTCATCTTGCAAGCACTCCATAA